A single Xiphias gladius isolate SHS-SW01 ecotype Sanya breed wild chromosome 22, ASM1685928v1, whole genome shotgun sequence DNA region contains:
- the fkbp14 gene encoding peptidyl-prolyl cis-trans isomerase FKBP14 isoform X1, translating into MIIFSILSIFASLFVFVTGRKLPEPEVKIEVLHKPFMCYRKSKYGDMLLVHYEGFLESNGTMFHSSRKDGDKNPVWFTLGIREALKGWDKGLKNMCTGERRKLTIPPSLAYGKEGKGKIPPSSTLIFDIELIDIRNGPRSHESFREMDLNDDWKLSRKEVKEYLKKEFEKHGYSPNDTHHEVMVDDIFKNEDEDKDGFISAREFTYQHDEL; encoded by the exons atgattattttttctattctgtCGATATTCGcctcattgtttgtgtttgtcactggGAGGAAACTGCCCGAGCCAGAAGTTAAAATTGAAGTTTTACATAAACCCTTCATGTGTTACCGCAAGTCAAAATATGGAGACATGCTTCTCGTTCACTACGAGGGATTCTTGGAGAGTAATGGCACCATGTTTCATTCCAG CCGCAAAGACGGGGATAAAAATCCAGTATGGTTCACTCTCGGGATCCGAGAGGCGCTTAAGGGTTGGGATAAGGGTCTGAAGAACATGTGCACAGGAGAGCGCAGGAAGCTgaccatccctccatctctggcATATGGCAAGGAAGGAAAAG GCAAGATCCCTCCAAGCAGTACTTTAATTTTTGACATTGAGCTCATAGACATTCGAAATGGGCcgaggtcacatgagtccttCCGGGAGATGGATCTCAATGATGACTGGAAGCTCTCCAGAAAGGAG GTGAAAGAGTACCTGAAGAAGGAATTCGAGAAACATGGATACTCACCTAATGACACACATCATGAAGTGATGGtagatgacatcttcaaaaaTGAGGATGAAGATAAAGATGGTTTTATATCTGCAAGGGAATTCACCTACCAACATGATGAGCTGTAA
- the fkbp14 gene encoding peptidyl-prolyl cis-trans isomerase FKBP14 isoform X2, with protein sequence MCYRKSKYGDMLLVHYEGFLESNGTMFHSSRKDGDKNPVWFTLGIREALKGWDKGLKNMCTGERRKLTIPPSLAYGKEGKGKIPPSSTLIFDIELIDIRNGPRSHESFREMDLNDDWKLSRKEVKEYLKKEFEKHGYSPNDTHHEVMVDDIFKNEDEDKDGFISAREFTYQHDEL encoded by the exons ATGTGTTACCGCAAGTCAAAATATGGAGACATGCTTCTCGTTCACTACGAGGGATTCTTGGAGAGTAATGGCACCATGTTTCATTCCAG CCGCAAAGACGGGGATAAAAATCCAGTATGGTTCACTCTCGGGATCCGAGAGGCGCTTAAGGGTTGGGATAAGGGTCTGAAGAACATGTGCACAGGAGAGCGCAGGAAGCTgaccatccctccatctctggcATATGGCAAGGAAGGAAAAG GCAAGATCCCTCCAAGCAGTACTTTAATTTTTGACATTGAGCTCATAGACATTCGAAATGGGCcgaggtcacatgagtccttCCGGGAGATGGATCTCAATGATGACTGGAAGCTCTCCAGAAAGGAG GTGAAAGAGTACCTGAAGAAGGAATTCGAGAAACATGGATACTCACCTAATGACACACATCATGAAGTGATGGtagatgacatcttcaaaaaTGAGGATGAAGATAAAGATGGTTTTATATCTGCAAGGGAATTCACCTACCAACATGATGAGCTGTAA
- the chn2 gene encoding beta-chimaerin isoform X2 has protein sequence MESRPKYYGREFHGMIPREYADELLAGVEGAYLIRESQRQPGTHTLALRFGHQTLNYRLFYDGKHFVGEKRFESVHDLVTDALITLYIETKAAEYIAKMTTNPIYEHLGYTSLLKDKMVHRLSRGRTEPRRVTFQRDERISSPLVRRSVLKDTTEKQCSYEKIHNFKVHTFRGPHWCEYCANFMWGLIAQGVRCSDCGLNVHKQCSKLVPSDCQPDLRRIKKVFSCDLTTLVKAHNTTRPMVVDMCIREIELRGMKSEGLYRVSGFSEHIEDVRLAFDRDGEKADISANAYADINIIAGALKLYLRDLPIPVITFDLYSKFIQAAKIPNAESRLEAIHEGLLQLPPAHYETLRYLMAHLKRVTMFEKDNLMSAENLGIVFGPTLMQPPEQNALTTLNDMRQQKLVVQLMIEHEDVLF, from the exons ATGGAGAGCAGACCCAAATACTATGGCAGAGA atttcacGGCATGATCCCTCGAGAATATGCAGATGAGCTGCTGGCGGGTGTAGAGGGTGCTTACCTTATCAGGGAGAGCCAAAGACAGCCAGGGACACACACCTTGGCCTTAAG GTTTGGGCACCAGACCCTCAACTACAGATTGTTCTATGACGGGAAGCACTTTGTCGGGGAGAAGAGGTTCGAGTCGGTCCACGACCTTGTGACGGATGCGCTTATCACTCTCTACATCGAGACCAAGGCAGCGGAGTACATCGCCAAAATGACCACTAACCCCATCTACGAACATCTGGGTTACACCTCGCTACTCAAGGACAAGATGGTGCACAGGTTGAGCCGTGGACGCACAGAACCACGCAGGGTCACCTTCCAGAGAGACGAAAGG ATCTCCTCACCTCTGGTGCGACGGAGCGTCTTGAAAGACACCACAGAGAAGCAGTGCTCCTATGAGAAGATCCACAACTTCAAG GTACATACCTTTCGAGGGCCGCACTGGTGCGAGTACTGTGCCAACTTCATGTGGGGCCTCATAGCCCAGGGTGTCCGCTGCTCAG ATTGCGGGCTGAATGTACACAAACAGTGCTCCAAACTGGTTCCAAGCGACTGCCAGCCGGACCTGCGCAGGATAAAGAAAGTGTTTAGCTGTGACCTCACCACGCTTGTTAAAGCTCATAACACGACGCGACCCATGGTGGTGGACATGTGTATTCGAGAGATAGAGCTGAGAG GTATGAAATCTGAAGGTCTCTACCGAGTGTCTGGCTTCTCAGAGCACATAGAGGACGTGAGGCTTGCCTTTGACCGAG ATGGTGAAAAGGCGGACATTAGTGCCAATGCCTATGCAGACATCAACATCATTGCTGGTGCTTTGAAGCTCTACTTAAGAGACCTTCCCATTCCAGTCATTACATTTGACTTGTACTCCAAATTTATTCAAGCTGCAA AAATTCCAAATGCTGAATCCAGACTGGAGGCCATCCATGAGGGTTTGCTGCAGCTCCCCCCGGCCCACTATGAGACCCTGAGATACTTAATGGCTCACCTCAAGAG GGTGACAATGTTCGAGAAGGACAATTTAATGAGTGCCGAGAACCTGGGGATTGTCTTTGGTCCAACCCTTATGCAGCCACCGGAGCAGAATGCCTTGACAACCCTGAATGACATGAGGCAGCAGAAACTAGTGGTGCAGCTTATGATAGAGCATGAAGATGTCTTATTCTAA
- the fkbp14 gene encoding peptidyl-prolyl cis-trans isomerase FKBP14 isoform X3, whose product MLLVHYEGFLESNGTMFHSSRKDGDKNPVWFTLGIREALKGWDKGLKNMCTGERRKLTIPPSLAYGKEGKGKIPPSSTLIFDIELIDIRNGPRSHESFREMDLNDDWKLSRKEVKEYLKKEFEKHGYSPNDTHHEVMVDDIFKNEDEDKDGFISAREFTYQHDEL is encoded by the exons ATGCTTCTCGTTCACTACGAGGGATTCTTGGAGAGTAATGGCACCATGTTTCATTCCAG CCGCAAAGACGGGGATAAAAATCCAGTATGGTTCACTCTCGGGATCCGAGAGGCGCTTAAGGGTTGGGATAAGGGTCTGAAGAACATGTGCACAGGAGAGCGCAGGAAGCTgaccatccctccatctctggcATATGGCAAGGAAGGAAAAG GCAAGATCCCTCCAAGCAGTACTTTAATTTTTGACATTGAGCTCATAGACATTCGAAATGGGCcgaggtcacatgagtccttCCGGGAGATGGATCTCAATGATGACTGGAAGCTCTCCAGAAAGGAG GTGAAAGAGTACCTGAAGAAGGAATTCGAGAAACATGGATACTCACCTAATGACACACATCATGAAGTGATGGtagatgacatcttcaaaaaTGAGGATGAAGATAAAGATGGTTTTATATCTGCAAGGGAATTCACCTACCAACATGATGAGCTGTAA
- the plekha8 gene encoding pleckstrin homology domain-containing family A member 8, with the protein MEGMLYKWTNYISGWQPRWFVLDGGTLSYYDSQEDAWKGCKGSIKISVCEIQVHSSDSTRVDLTIPGEQYFYLRAINAAERQKWLVALGTAKACLTDNRTKREKELQENTEALKTKMSELRLYCDLLLQQVNKIKENDELGDATETGIDTGNMVKSTCTTFLKTLEECMQIANRTFSSDMTTQSPPGSPPVAAIKPQKIKPVNHLNQNLGEKWRDFAETSGEAIAHDNQSLDSGAEGPDEPDRPEHPPFPSDIEASNGNCSVQEERVDRTLHTTQNTSEIEHYVQPAEGDEENEADNQKETKEDQKHKVDQSQEYDNISKEANPVRPQHQQEAVTDQDDPKHEVETSRDSTEPQDTEQVETFFSTMSHRFSDIRLDDDNGIPTQEFLDSCYAIVPVLDKLGSTVFAPVKMDFVGNIKKIHQKLMSDPDSFLTLQSIVLHEVDTEVSHVRNSATEALLWLRRGLKFLKEFLSEINAGEQDIQGALNNAYGKTLRQYHGWVVRGVFALALRAAPSYQSFSAALVSREGDELKSGFASGVHRDLGMYLPAMEKQLAILDALYEEYNLESDEVV; encoded by the exons ATGGAAGGAATGCTGTATAAGTGGACCAATTACATAAGTG gCTGGCAGCCTCGTTGGTTCGTGCTTGATGGAGGAACTTTGTCTTACTATGACTCTCAAGAGGATGCCTGGAAAGGTTGCAAGGGCAGCATTAAAATTTCAGTCTGTGAAATCCAAG TTCATTCCTCTGACTCGACACGAGTTGACCTGACCATACCAGGAGAGCAGTACTTTTACCTCAGAGccatcaatgcagcagaaaggCAGAAATGGCTGGTGGCATTGGGAACAGCCAAAGCTTGCCTTACAGACAACcgaacaaagagagaaaaag AGCTCCAGGAGAACACAGAGGCACTGAAAACTAAGATGTCAGAACTCAGATTGTACTGTGACCTTCTTCTCCAACAAGTAAACAAAATCAAGGAGAATGATGAGCTAGGAGATGCAACGGAG ACAGGCATAGACACTGGAAACATGGTGAAGTCGACATGCACCACTTTCCTTAAGACTCTAGAGGAATGCATGCAGATCGCAAATCGTACTTTTAGTTCGGATATGACAACACAGAGTCCACCAGGATCTCCTCCAGTAGCAGCCATCAAACCCCAGAAG ATTAAACCCGTCAATCATTTAAATCAGAACCTTGGAGAAAA ATGGAGAGATTTCGCTGAAACCTCGGGAGAAGCAATTGCACATGACAACCAGAGCCTTGACTCAGGAGCAGAGGGACCAGATGAACCAGATAGACCAGAACATCCTCCTTTCCCATCAG ACATTGAAGCAAGCAACGGCAACTGCTCAGTCCAAGAGGAGCGAGTTGATCGTACTCTACACACTACCCAGAATACCTCTGAGATTGAACACTACGTCCAACCAGCAGAGGGggatgaagaaaatgaagctGATAATCAAAAGGAGACAAAAGAAGATCAGAAGCACAAAGTGGACCAAAGTCAGGAGTACGACAACATCAGCAAGGAAGCGAACCCTGTCCGGCCGCAGCACCAGCAAGAGGCTGTTACAGACCAAGACGACCCTAAACATGAGGTCGAGACTTCCAGAGATTCGACAGAGCCCCAAGACACAGAGCAGGTGGAAACTTTCTTCAGCACAATGAGTCACAG ATTTAGTGATATAAGACTGGACGACGACAATGGTATCCCTACACAAGAGTTTTTGGACTCATGCTATGCAATAGTGCCTGTATTAG ACAAACTGGGATCCACAGTCTTTGCACCAgttaaaatggattttgttGGAAATATCAAG AAAATTCACCAGAAGCTGATGTCAGACCCTGACAGCTTCCTCACACTACAGTCCATCGTGCTTCATGAAGTCGACACAGAAGTTTCCCACGTGCGCAACTCAGCCACTGAGGCCCTGCTGTGGCTCAGACGAGGCCTGAAGTTCCTCAAAGAGTTTCTGTCAGAGATCAACGCAGGAGAACAAGACATCCAGGGTGCACTAA ATAACGCCTATGGAAAGACCCTTCGACAGTACCATGGATGGGTTGTGCGAGGAGTATTTGCT TTGGCTCTGAGAGCTGCCCCATCTTATCAAAGTTTCTCCGCTGCCTTAGTATCAAGAGAGGGCGACGAGCTGAAGAGCGGCTTCGCCAGCGGTGTGCACAGGGACCTGGGCATGTACCTGCCTGCCATGGAGAAACAACTGGCCATCCTGGATGCCCTATATGAAGAATACAACCTGGAGTCTGATGAGGTGGTGTGA